In one window of Candidatus Fonsibacter ubiquis DNA:
- a CDS encoding c-type cytochrome, whose protein sequence is MILGLKIFNEKGNCASCHQLTNAKSEGNIGPSLDDLKPTQAQVKQAVINGIGIMPAFGNDKILTPQEIDAVSFYVEKATK, encoded by the coding sequence ATGATCTTAGGTCTTAAAATATTTAATGAAAAAGGAAATTGTGCAAGTTGTCATCAATTAACAAATGCAAAGTCTGAAGGAAATATTGGGCCAAGCTTAGATGATCTTAAGCCAACGCAAGCACAAGTAAAACAAGCAGTTATTAATGGTATTGGAATAATGCCGGCTTTTGGGAACGATAAAATTTTAACTCCTCAAGAAATTGATGCAGTTTCTTTCTATGTAGAAAAAGCAACTAAATAA